The following are from one region of the Vidua macroura isolate BioBank_ID:100142 chromosome 15, ASM2450914v1, whole genome shotgun sequence genome:
- the HMGXB3 gene encoding HMG domain-containing protein 3 isoform X3 — MEAPYDGAEVTVVMEEIESTYTYTSPVPSKKKKKHKSTGDHGEKAKKPRSAYLLYYYDIYLKVQQELPHLPQSEINKKISESWRLLSVAEKSYYLEKAKLEKEGLDPNSKASTRTAVVPDVPGFRKILPRSDYIIIPKTTLQEDGSRQSLELCVTQSPAASEGLAAPRNVTSVPRDTVQSVLPVDSRQAGVAEQRIAIEGLAEDTAAFAQPEAADEPVTSEVLSHYVGPVTEKVAGEILLDEASLEVEGQPYQTARVVIEETLVSSSTDISNGGIAVARPQVPDGVSVVTVVTGRDTEESNSSTPATQYIMLPLQAHSVVENPASIKLEKQPKSKSEPNSGTSLKTPAAKRGQQSALTEPTAVSESSSKSALESSEAVSQLLNAVPVGGQMPEIEWEEVIISEGHFLPNNVLAEDRRSAVGVELGQESQRQADTSSEQAEKGSVGLGMSTSSEVLSPNASVKKPVVGTDATAATHKGQEVKSKPRPKPSLLAAARPMRAILPAPFSVRREARVDQLSSRQAFASTDKHSPVRTSGLKPSTLKQLGQSVLQPPTAEERKLHSSVTSRASQVKVEEVKPDIFPSYKYSCTVTLDLGLATSRGRGKCKNPSCSYVYTNRHKPRICPSCGYNLAKDRTEKTAKSLEVSPGQSDVLNTSEPLTPSQKETQRQSTLQLLRKVMQIPENESELAEIFTLIHELNSSRLILSNVSEETVTIEQTSWSNYYESPCVQCLLCNSPLFKGGQNSLAGPQECWLLTANRLQVVTAQVKVCLNLQCLALHSFTDIYTGLFNVGNKLLVSLDLLFAIRNHIKLGEDPRVAVGNILDSVQEQTDKNLSPDEQGQLQELLCNGYWAFECLTVRDYNDMICGICGITPKVEIAQRNMENVLALKNIEFTWPEYLPSSEVNVEDFWSTMETEVIEQVAFPSSIPITKFDASIVAPFFPPLMRGAVVINTEKDKNLHAQPVPGNGSALVRLLQEEVFRPELINFYSEEELQNFLTQCGIPWEASHTKDELCYSLLALYEFVQNGTSITPSSAHHTGGKIYKVCPHQVVCGSKYIVRGENARDHVDLLVSSRHWPPVYVVDSASSVALCADLCWPGLTSQMWGKNQGCFSDPMEPPTYVSCPELLDQHYSVDVMVAEHSLQHPITKSSARRIVHTGSEQSSPWDPTARHRCISLCRELEPYGAIAAAINDSKTSNVRQRPITFENPTHYYLYNRLMDFLTSREIVNRQIQEIVQSCQPGEVVIRDALYRLGVAQIKTEMEEDEEGKQEEDRGC; from the exons ATGGAGGCTCCCTATGATGGCGCTGAGGTAACTGTGGTGATGGAGGAGATAGAGAGCACTTACACTTACACGTCACCGGTGCCatccaagaagaagaagaaacataAAAGTACTGGTGATCATGGAGAAAAAGCCAAGAAGCCTCG ATCTGCTTACCTTCTCTACTATTATGATATTTACTTGAAAGTACAACAAGAGCTTCCACACCTCCCTCAatctgaaataaacaaaaagatcAGTGAGAGCTGGAGGTTGCTCAGTGTGGCTGAAAAGAGCTACTACTTGGAGAAAGCCAAGCTAGAGAAAGAGGGACTGGACCCG AACTCCAAGGCATCCACTCGAACTGCAGTAGTCCCTGACGTTCCAGGCTTCCGTAAGATTCTTCCTCGCTCCGATTATATAATTATTCCCAAAACCACTCTTCAAGAAGACGGGAGCAGGCAGTCTCTGgagctgtgtgtgacacagagCCCGGCAGCATCCGAAGGCTTGGCAGCTCCCAGGAATGTCACCAGCGTGCCCCGTGACACCGTGCAGAGCGTCCTTCCCGTGGACTCGCGCCAGGCCGGCGTCGCGGAGCAGCGCATTGCCATCGaggggctggcagaggacaCGGCAGCCTTTGCCCAGCCCGAGGCTGCGGATGAACCAGTTACCTCAGAGGTTCTCTCTCATTATGTTGGGCCTGTGACAGAGAAAGTGGCTGGAGAGATCCTCTTGGATGAGGCTTCTTTGGAAGTAGAAGGACAGCCGTACCAGACAGCCCGAGTGGTTATTGAGGAGACCCTGGTTAGCAGCTCCACAGACATCTCCAACGGGGGCATCGCTGTGGCCCGTCCCCAGGTGCCCGATGGGGTGTCTGTGGTGACCGTGGTGACTGGGAGG GATACTGAAGAGAGTAACTCCTCCACACCAGCAACACAGTATATCATGTTACCTTTGCAAGCTCATTCTGTTGTGGAGAACCCAGCATCAATTAAATTG GAAAAGCAACCAAAAAGCAAATCTGAGCCAAATTCAGGCACCTCTCTTAAAACTCCAGCAGCTAAAAGAGGTCAGCAGTCAGCCCTCACAGAACCCACGGCCGTTAGCGAGAGCTCCTCCAAGTCTGCCTTGGAGAGCTCCGAAGCTGTCAGCCAGCTGCTGAATGCTGTGCCTGTCGGAGGCCAGATGCCTGAGATAGAGTGGGAGGAAGTGATCATCTCTGAGGGCCACTTTCTCCCAAATAATGTGCTTGCTGAAGACAGGAGGAGTGCTGTTGGAGTGGAGCTGGGCCAAGAGAGCCAGCGGCAAGCAGACACCTCTTCggagcaggcagagaaaggaaGTGTAGGGCTGGGGATGTCGACGTCTTCTGAGGTTTTGAGTCCAAATGCCTCTGTGAAAAAGCCAGTGGTGGG AACTGATGCAACAGCTGCTACACACAAGGGACAAGAAGTAAAGAGTAAACCAAGACCCAAGCCCTccttgctggctgcagccagaccCATGCGAGCCATTCTGCCTGCTCCATTCAGCGTGAGGAGAGAAGCCCGCGTGGaccagctgagcagcaggcaggcctTTGCAAGTACTG ACAAGCATTCCCCTGTGAGAACATCAGGCTTGAAGCCCAGTACACTGAAACAATTGGGCCAGTCAGTTCTGCAGCCACCAACTGCTGAGGAGCGAAAG CTCCACAGTTCTGTGACAAGCAGGGCATCTCAGGTTAAAGTTGAAGAGGTCAAACCAGACATATTCCCTTCCTACAAGTACAGTTGCACTGTAACTTTG GATTTGGGATTAGCAACATCACGTGGCAGAGGGAAATGCAAGAACCCCTCCTGCAGCTATGTGTATACGAACAGGCACAAGCCACGCATCTGCCCAAGCTGTGGATACAACCTTGCCAAAGACAGGactgagaaaacagcaaaatccCTG GAGGTCAGTCCAGGTCAGTCGGACGTGCTGAACACCAGCGAGCCCCTAACGCCGTCCCAGAAGGAAACCCAGCGTCAGTCCACGCTGCAGCTGCTGCGCAAGGTGATGCAGATCCCCGAGAACGAGTCGGAGCTGGCAGAGATCTTCACCCTCATCCACGAGCTCAACAGCTCCCGGCTCATCCTGTCCAACGTGAGTGAGGAGACAGTGACCATCGAGCAGACCTCCTGGTCCAACTACTACGAGTCTCCGTGTGTGCAGTGCCTCCTCTGTAACAGCCCCTTGTTCAAAGGGGGACAGAA TTCCCTTGCTGGTCCTCAGGAGTGCTGGCTGCTGACAGCCAATCGGTTACAGGTGGTTACAGCTCAGGTCAAAGTGTGCTTGAACCTGCAGTGTCTGGCCCTCCATAGCTTCACTGACATTTACACAG GCCTTTTCAATGTGGGTAACAAATTGTTAGTGAGCTTGGATCTTCTGTTTGCAATCCGAAACCATATTAAACTTGGAGAGGATCCCAGAGTGGCTGTTGGCAATATCCTTGACTCTGTTCAGGAGCAAACTG ACAAAAACCTGAGCCCTGATGAGCAGGGTCAGCTCCAGGAACTGCTGTGCAATGGCTACTGGGCTTTTGAATGCCTGACAGTCCGGGATTACAATGATATGATCTGTGGAATCTGTGGCATAACCCCCAAGGTGGAAATAGCCCAGAGGAATATGGAAAATGTCCTAGCACTGAAAAACATAGAG TTTACTTGGCCAGAATACTTGCCATCAAGTGAAGTGAATGTAGAAGACTTTTGGTCCACGATGGAGACAGAGGTGATTGAGCAGGTGGCTTTTCCTTCTAGCATCCCCATCACAAAGTTTGATGCCTCTATTGTTGCTCCTTTCTTCCCTCCGCTGATGAGAGGAGCAGTGGTGATCAATACAGAGAAGGACAAGAACCTGCATGCACAGCCAGTGCCAG GTAATGGGAGTGCCTTGGTGAGGCTCCTTCAGGAAGAAGTCTTCAGGCCTGAGCTGATAAACTTTTACAgtgaggaagagctgcagaatTTTCTGACACAGTGTGGCATCCCCTGGGAAGCATCACATACAAAG GACGAGCTCTGCTACTCCCTCCTTGCTCTCTATGAGTTTGTACAGAATGGGACAAGCATTACACCATCTTCTGCTCATCACACAGGAGGGAAAATCTACAAAGTGTGTCCACATCAG gTTGTGTGTGGCTCAAAGTACATAGTTAGAGGAGAAAACGCTCGGGATCACGTGGACTTGTTGGTATCCTCACGTCACTGGCCTCCAGTGTATGTTGTTGATTCAGCCTCTTCAGTGGCACTATGTGCAGACCTCTGCTGGCCTGGCCTGACTTCCCAGATGTGGGGGAAGAACCAGGGCTGCTTCTCTGATCCCATGGAACCTCCAACG TACGTGTCCTGCCCTGAACTGCTGGACCAGCACTACAGTGTAGACGTGATGGTGGCTGAGCACTCCCTTCAGCACCCCATCACCAAGTCCTCGGCGCGCCGAATCGTGCACACGGGCtcggagcagagcagcccctgggacCCCACGGCTCGGCACCGCTGCATCTCCCTGTGCCGCGAGCTGGAGCCGTACGGCGCCATCGCCGCCGCCATCAACGACAGCAAAACCAGCAACGTGCGCCAACGGCCCATCACCTTCGAGAACCCCACGCACTATTACCTCTACAACCGCCTCATGGACTTCCTCACCAGCAGGGAAATCGTGAACAGGCAGATCCAGGAGATcgtgcagagctgccagcccggggaggtggtgatCCGTGATGCGCTCTACCGGCTCGGGGTGGCCCAGatcaaaacagaaatggaaGAGGACGAagaggggaagcaggaggaggataGAGGTTGCTGA